The following coding sequences are from one Nicotiana tabacum cultivar K326 chromosome 1, ASM71507v2, whole genome shotgun sequence window:
- the LOC107767211 gene encoding putative ripening-related protein 2, translating to MSKGISYLSLVHFVAFLILILMACSNTLTVEAQRHKKPDGKEGKFSPAVSGRRKAILTINDFGKGGGGGGPSECSGKYYDNSIPIVALSTGWYSKGKRCFEKITIYANGKSTKAMVVDECDTSRGCRNNIVDASEAVWKALGVPKKDWGWLEIFWSD from the coding sequence ATGAGCAAGGGAATTAGTTACCTCAGTCTAGTTCATTTTGTTGCTTTCTTGATCCTTATTTTAATGGCCTGTAGTAACACGTTAACTGTTGAAGCTCAAAGGCACAAGAAGCCAGATGGAAAAGAAGGGAAATTTTCACCAGCAGTTTCTGGTCGTAGAAAGGCAATTTTAACGATCAATGACTTTGGAAAAGGTGGTGGGGGAGGGGGTCCATCAGAATGTAGTGGCAAATATTACGATAATTCTATTCCAATTGTGGCTTTATCAACTGGATGGTACAGTAAAGGGAAAAGATGTTTTGAAAAGATAACAATTTATGCAAATGGAAAAAGTACAAAAGCTATGGTTGTTGATGAATGTGACACAAGTAGAGGGTGTAGAAATAATATTGTTGATGCTTCTGAAGCTGTGTGGAAAGCTTTGGGTGTTCCTAAGAAAGATTGGGGTTGGCTTGAAATATTCTGGTCAGATTAA